In one window of Tenacibaculum mesophilum DNA:
- the clpB gene encoding ATP-dependent chaperone ClpB, whose protein sequence is MNFNNYTIKSQETIQQAQQLAQSYGNNLIENEHIFKALFLVDENVLPFILKKLNINVTVIQQILDKQLESFSKVTGADLMLSREANKTLNEASIIAKKMNDEYVSIEHLILAIFKSKSQIAQVLKDQGVSEKSLKAAIEELRKGNRVTSQSAEETYNSLNKYAKNLNQLAQDGKLDPVIGRDEEIRRLLQILSRRTKNNPILVGEPGTGKTAIAEGLAHRIIRGDVPENLKEKQIFSLDMGALIAGAKYKGEFEERLKSVVKEVTKSEGDIVLFIDEIHTLVGAGGGQGAMDAANILKPALARGELRAIGATTLDEYQKYFEKDKALERRFQKVMVDEPDTESAISILRGIKDKYETHHKVRIKDEAIIGAVELSQRYITNRFLPDKAIDLMDEAASKLRMEINSKPEELDVLDRKIMQLEIEIEAIKRENDETKLKSLNADLANLKEERNEINAKWQSEKSVVDTIQNLKTDIENYKHEAEKAERNGDYGKVAELRYGKIKEAQEELDKQQDILANQQGNSLIKEEVTYDDIAEVVAKWTGVPVTKMLQSEREKLLKLEDELHKRVVGQEEAIEAVSDAVRRSRSGLQNPDKPIGSFLFLGTTGVGKTELAKALAEYLFDDENAMTRIDMSEYQERHSVSRLVGAPPGYVGYDEGGQLTEAVRRKPYSVVLLDEIEKAHPDTFNILLQVLDEGRLTDNKGRIADFKNTIIIMTSNMGSHIIQEKFDNMKGDIDTTIDLAKTEVLGLLKQSVRPEFLNRIDDIIMFTPLSENNIKEIVKLQLNNVKKMIAQQNIIFDATDEAINYLATKGYQPEFGARPVKRVIQKEVLNQLSKEILSGQVTTDSIILLDAFDDELVFRNQSDLVNN, encoded by the coding sequence ATGAATTTTAACAATTATACAATAAAATCACAAGAAACCATACAACAAGCGCAACAATTAGCGCAAAGTTATGGTAACAACCTTATAGAAAATGAACACATCTTCAAAGCTTTATTTTTAGTCGACGAAAATGTACTTCCTTTCATTTTAAAGAAACTCAATATAAATGTAACTGTTATACAACAAATATTAGATAAGCAATTAGAAAGTTTTTCTAAAGTTACTGGTGCTGACTTAATGCTTTCTCGTGAAGCTAATAAAACATTAAATGAAGCATCTATTATTGCTAAGAAAATGAACGATGAATATGTTTCTATTGAGCATTTAATTTTAGCTATTTTTAAATCTAAAAGTCAAATAGCACAAGTTTTAAAAGATCAAGGTGTTTCAGAAAAAAGTTTAAAAGCAGCAATTGAAGAATTACGCAAAGGAAATCGTGTGACCTCACAAAGTGCCGAAGAAACTTATAATTCTTTAAATAAATATGCTAAAAACTTAAATCAGTTAGCACAAGACGGAAAATTAGATCCTGTAATTGGTCGTGATGAAGAAATTAGACGTTTATTACAAATTTTATCACGTAGAACTAAAAACAACCCAATTCTAGTTGGGGAGCCTGGTACAGGTAAAACTGCAATAGCTGAAGGTTTAGCACACAGAATCATTCGTGGTGACGTTCCTGAAAACCTTAAAGAAAAACAAATTTTTTCTTTAGACATGGGAGCACTAATTGCTGGAGCTAAATATAAAGGTGAATTTGAAGAACGTTTAAAATCTGTAGTAAAAGAAGTAACAAAGTCTGAAGGAGACATCGTATTATTTATTGATGAAATTCACACTTTAGTAGGTGCTGGTGGTGGTCAAGGTGCAATGGATGCTGCTAATATTTTAAAACCTGCTTTAGCACGTGGAGAATTAAGAGCTATTGGAGCTACTACTCTAGATGAATATCAAAAATACTTTGAAAAAGACAAAGCTTTAGAACGTCGTTTTCAAAAAGTGATGGTAGATGAACCAGATACAGAAAGTGCTATTTCTATTTTACGTGGTATTAAAGATAAATATGAAACACACCATAAGGTTCGAATAAAAGACGAAGCCATTATTGGAGCCGTAGAATTATCCCAACGTTATATTACCAATCGTTTTTTACCAGATAAAGCGATTGACTTAATGGATGAAGCTGCTTCTAAATTACGTATGGAAATCAATTCTAAACCAGAAGAATTAGATGTACTAGATCGTAAAATAATGCAGTTAGAAATTGAAATTGAAGCCATTAAACGTGAAAACGATGAAACTAAGTTAAAATCTTTAAATGCCGATTTAGCTAATTTAAAGGAAGAGCGTAATGAAATCAATGCCAAGTGGCAATCTGAAAAAAGTGTTGTAGATACTATTCAGAACTTAAAAACTGATATAGAAAACTATAAACACGAAGCTGAAAAAGCTGAGCGCAATGGTGATTATGGTAAAGTAGCTGAATTACGTTATGGTAAAATTAAAGAAGCACAAGAAGAGCTAGATAAACAACAAGATATTTTAGCAAATCAACAAGGAAACTCTTTAATTAAAGAAGAAGTAACCTATGATGATATTGCTGAAGTTGTAGCTAAATGGACCGGAGTTCCTGTTACTAAAATGTTACAATCTGAGCGTGAGAAGTTGTTAAAACTAGAAGATGAACTACATAAACGTGTTGTTGGTCAAGAAGAAGCTATTGAAGCAGTTTCTGATGCTGTACGCCGTTCTAGGTCAGGATTACAGAACCCTGACAAACCTATTGGTTCTTTCTTGTTCCTGGGAACAACTGGAGTCGGTAAAACTGAGTTAGCCAAAGCTCTTGCTGAATATTTATTTGATGATGAAAATGCCATGACACGTATTGATATGAGTGAATATCAAGAACGACATTCAGTAAGCAGATTGGTTGGTGCACCTCCTGGGTATGTTGGATATGATGAAGGCGGACAACTAACTGAAGCTGTTAGAAGAAAACCGTATTCAGTTGTATTATTAGATGAGATTGAAAAAGCACATCCTGATACTTTTAATATTTTATTACAAGTACTAGATGAAGGTAGGTTAACGGATAATAAAGGACGTATTGCTGATTTTAAAAATACCATAATTATTATGACCTCCAATATGGGCAGCCACATTATTCAAGAGAAATTTGATAATATGAAGGGAGACATTGATACTACTATAGATTTAGCTAAAACAGAAGTTTTAGGTTTATTAAAACAATCTGTAAGACCTGAATTTTTGAATAGAATTGACGATATTATCATGTTCACTCCATTATCAGAGAATAATATTAAAGAAATTGTAAAACTACAATTGAATAATGTTAAAAAGATGATTGCGCAACAAAACATTATTTTTGACGCTACAGATGAGGCTATCAATTACTTAGCTACAAAGGGATACCAACCTGAGTTTGGCGCGCGTCCTGTAAAACGTGTTATTCAAAAAGAAGTTTTAAATCAGTTATCTAAAGAAATTTTATCTGGACAAGTAACTACTGATAGTATTATTTTACTAGATGCTTTTGATGATGAGCTGGTATTTAGAAATCAATCGGATTTAGTTAATAACTAA
- the ytxJ gene encoding bacillithiol system redox-active protein YtxJ, translated as MGVLNTIFGRKDKNEEGKESFINWTPLTSVEQIKEIKELSNKQPIAIFKHSTRCGISSMVIKRFVNSFDEELKDFKVYYLDLLSYRDVSNEIGYTFQVLHQSPQLLVVKNGEVISHASHYDIARIDLKKI; from the coding sequence ATGGGAGTATTAAACACTATTTTTGGAAGAAAAGACAAAAATGAAGAAGGAAAAGAGTCATTTATTAACTGGACTCCATTAACATCGGTAGAGCAAATAAAGGAAATAAAAGAATTATCGAATAAACAACCAATTGCTATTTTTAAACACTCAACAAGGTGTGGAATTAGTAGTATGGTAATTAAACGTTTTGTAAACAGTTTTGATGAGGAATTAAAAGATTTTAAAGTGTATTATCTTGACTTACTTAGCTATAGAGATGTTTCTAATGAAATAGGGTATACATTTCAGGTTTTACATCAATCTCCTCAGTTGTTGGTAGTTAAAAATGGAGAAGTAATTTCGCATGCTTCTCATTACGATATTGCTCGTATTGATTTGAAAAAAATCTAA
- a CDS encoding DEAD/DEAH box helicase, which produces MSNETATSQPKKGKNLYDYQKEALHKIFKSFENAPENYHLLYQLPTGGGKTVIFSEITRQYLKHYQKKVLIMTHRIELCKQTAKMLKEFGVVNKIIDSKASLDDQNEFDCFVAMVETLNNRLNDDMLDISDVGLVIIDEAHYNSFTKLFKFFDKSFILGVTATPLSSNIKLPMKDNYDELIDGESIGALIQNEYLAKANIYSYNVGLTSLEVGANGDYTVKSSEDLYTNTDMLSKLLQAYEERAKGTKTLIFNNGINTSLHVYDTFKRAGYPIAHLDNTNTKKERDFILKWFHKTPNAIITSVSILTTGFDEPSVQSIILNRATKSLTLYYQMIGRGSRILPGKSEFNVIDLGNNFHRFGPWGADLDWQKMFRAPNFYLDNLLSDEEIESDFKYELPADVKAEFANSEDLYFDVKKVYRDTIQGGESSKRVLEKSIEHHAKMCVENSEDVFDALILAKMLGGDIDDRIFRYSKCISKSTHNFIDWLQDDYRKKLNSYLRNNFDEVYEQIHGHPPPEDE; this is translated from the coding sequence TTGAGTAACGAAACAGCAACTTCACAACCAAAGAAAGGAAAAAATCTATACGATTATCAAAAAGAAGCATTGCACAAAATTTTCAAAAGTTTTGAGAATGCCCCCGAAAATTACCATTTACTTTATCAACTACCTACAGGAGGAGGAAAGACCGTTATTTTCTCTGAAATTACACGTCAATACTTAAAACATTATCAAAAGAAAGTATTGATTATGACACACCGAATAGAGCTGTGTAAACAGACAGCAAAAATGCTTAAAGAGTTTGGTGTTGTAAATAAAATTATAGATAGTAAAGCAAGTTTAGACGATCAAAATGAGTTTGATTGCTTTGTAGCTATGGTTGAAACGTTAAACAATCGTTTGAATGACGATATGTTAGATATTTCAGATGTAGGTTTAGTAATTATTGATGAGGCACATTACAATTCTTTTACTAAACTATTTAAGTTCTTTGATAAGTCTTTTATACTGGGTGTAACTGCAACTCCTTTAAGTTCAAATATTAAGCTTCCTATGAAGGATAATTATGATGAGCTTATTGATGGGGAGAGTATTGGGGCTTTAATTCAAAATGAATATTTGGCAAAAGCCAATATTTATTCTTATAATGTAGGTTTAACTTCGTTAGAAGTAGGGGCTAATGGTGATTATACTGTAAAATCATCTGAAGATTTATATACAAATACAGATATGCTTTCAAAGCTTTTACAAGCTTATGAAGAACGGGCTAAAGGAACAAAAACCTTAATTTTTAACAATGGTATTAATACATCGTTGCATGTATATGATACGTTTAAAAGAGCTGGGTACCCAATTGCACATTTAGATAACACTAACACTAAGAAGGAACGTGATTTTATCTTAAAATGGTTTCATAAAACACCTAATGCTATAATTACTTCGGTAAGTATCTTAACAACAGGGTTTGATGAACCTTCTGTACAATCAATTATTCTTAATAGAGCAACGAAATCGTTAACATTATATTACCAAATGATTGGTCGTGGTTCTCGTATTTTACCTGGGAAATCAGAATTTAATGTAATTGATTTAGGAAACAACTTCCATCGTTTTGGACCTTGGGGTGCCGATTTAGATTGGCAAAAAATGTTTAGGGCACCTAATTTCTATCTAGACAATTTATTATCTGATGAAGAAATAGAAAGTGACTTTAAATATGAGTTACCAGCAGATGTTAAAGCAGAGTTTGCTAATTCTGAAGACCTTTATTTTGATGTTAAAAAAGTATACAGAGACACTATTCAAGGAGGAGAGTCTTCAAAAAGAGTACTGGAAAAATCAATAGAACATCATGCAAAAATGTGTGTTGAAAATAGTGAAGATGTTTTTGATGCATTGATATTAGCAAAAATGTTGGGAGGAGATATTGATGACAGAATTTTTAGATACTCAAAATGTATCTCAAAGAGTACTCATAATTTCATTGATTGGTTACAAGATGACTATCGTAAAAAATTAAATAGTTATTTACGAAATAATTTTGATGAAGTATATGAGCAAATTCATGGACATCCACCACCTGAAGATGAATAA